The following DNA comes from Sulfurimonas hongkongensis.
GGAATCCTTGAAGATAGAGAGATATCTGTGGGTGAGGGTGAAGAGAAAAAAGTGTTGGTAAATGGGTTTAAGGTAGTAAACAGAGAAAAACTAAATGAACTAAGTGATGATGTCTTGGCAGACTGGGTAAGAAAAGGGATCATGGCGATGATAGAGGCACATATAAAATCACTAGACAATATCCAAACTCTTTTTGAAATAGCACAAAAAAGACAAAGCTAAGCAGTAATAGTTCATAACACCACATAGCAAAGGACTTCAATGGCAAATAGACCATCAAGAGCAAAAAATAAAAAAGTATCAGAACTTAAAGAGGCTATATTAAAATCTAAAAAATCATTTTTGATGGTTGGTTTTTTTAGTCTATTTATAAACATTCTTATGCTGGTTCCGCCTCTTTATATGTTACAACTTTATGATAGAGTTTTAGCAAGTAGAAGTGAAGACACTCTTATCATGTTAACACTGATAGTTGTTTTCCTATTTCTAATTATGGCACTTTTAGAAATCGTGAGATCTCGCGTACTTGTAAAAGTTGGAAACAAGCTTGATAGTCAGCTTAGTCAAAGAGTTTTTGACTCCGTATTTGAGCTTGCACAAAAACATCCGGGTAAAGCTTCATCTATGCCCCTAAGTGACCTTACACAGATAAGACAGTTTATGACTGGAAATGGACTTTTTGCATTTTTTGATGCACCATGGATAGTTATCTATATAGCGGTCTTATTTATATTTCACCCTATATTTGGCTATTTTGCTATATTTGCGGCGATTGTTCTGGTTGCTCTTACGATTATAAATGAGTACTCTACAAAGCAGAAGCTAGGTGAAGCAAATACGCTAAATCGCTCCTCAAACGCATATGTTGATGCAAATCTAAGAAATGCAGAGATAGTTCATGCTATGGGCATGAAAGATAGTATTCGAAAGATTTGGGAAAAACGATATTTTGGTTTTTTAAATGCACAAAATGATGCAAGTAACAGTGCGGGGGTTTTCTCAAATATCTCAAAAAGCTTAAGGATGCTTTTTCAATCACTCATCCTTGGAATAGGGGCTTATTTAGCTATTCATATGGAAGTTAGTCCGGGAATGATGATTGCGGGTTCTATTATTATGGGTAGAGCATTGGCTCCGCTAGATCTTATTATTGGTAGCTGGAAAGGATTTAGTAGTGCAAGAGCTTCTTATGAAAAGCTAGAAGGGCTTCTAGAAGAGTTTCCAAAAGATAAAGAGTATATGCAGCTTCCTGCTCCAAAGGGAGAGGTTTTACTAGAGAGTGTGGTTGTTGTTCCTCCGGGAGCTGCTCAACCCTCGCTTAGAGGCATATCTATGTTAATTCAAAAGGGTGATATAGTGGGTATTATTGGGCCAAGTGCCGCAGGTAAATCCTCCCTTGCTAGAGTTATCTTAGGTCTTTGGCCACTCGCATCTGGTAAAGCAAGACTAGACAGAGCTGACATCTATCAATGGGATAAACATGATTTAGGAAAATTCATAGGATATCTGCCTCAGGATATTGAGCTTTTTGAAGGAACTATCTCTCAAAATATAGCAAGATTTGGTGAGCTTGATTCGCAAAAAATTGTAGATGCTGCACAAAGAGCAGGTGTTCATGAGATGATACTAAGACTTCCTGATGGGTACGATACTAAAATAGGTGCAGGCGGAGCAACGCTCTCAGGTGGGCAAAGACAAAGAGTAGGACTTGCAAGAGCCATATATAATGACCCTGTTTTGGTTGTTTTAGATGAGCCTAACTCAAATCTTGATGATGTTGGAGAAGCAGGACTTGTAAATGCCATCAACCACTTAAAGCAGATAGGCTCAACTGTGGTAATTATCACGCATAGACCAAGCATCCTTCAAGTAACAAACAAGATAGCAGTTATAAAGCAAGGTAGCTTAGAGCTATATGGAAATACAAATGAGGTGCTGGCACAATTAGCCAA
Coding sequences within:
- a CDS encoding type I secretion system permease/ATPase, giving the protein MANRPSRAKNKKVSELKEAILKSKKSFLMVGFFSLFINILMLVPPLYMLQLYDRVLASRSEDTLIMLTLIVVFLFLIMALLEIVRSRVLVKVGNKLDSQLSQRVFDSVFELAQKHPGKASSMPLSDLTQIRQFMTGNGLFAFFDAPWIVIYIAVLFIFHPIFGYFAIFAAIVLVALTIINEYSTKQKLGEANTLNRSSNAYVDANLRNAEIVHAMGMKDSIRKIWEKRYFGFLNAQNDASNSAGVFSNISKSLRMLFQSLILGIGAYLAIHMEVSPGMMIAGSIIMGRALAPLDLIIGSWKGFSSARASYEKLEGLLEEFPKDKEYMQLPAPKGEVLLESVVVVPPGAAQPSLRGISMLIQKGDIVGIIGPSAAGKSSLARVILGLWPLASGKARLDRADIYQWDKHDLGKFIGYLPQDIELFEGTISQNIARFGELDSQKIVDAAQRAGVHEMILRLPDGYDTKIGAGGATLSGGQRQRVGLARAIYNDPVLVVLDEPNSNLDDVGEAGLVNAINHLKQIGSTVVIITHRPSILQVTNKIAVIKQGSLELYGNTNEVLAQLAKNAQQAKAQNAPATQPKPQPSQGAPKISLSKPENGGKV